The following coding sequences lie in one Bacillus rossius redtenbacheri isolate Brsri chromosome 13, Brsri_v3, whole genome shotgun sequence genomic window:
- the LOC134538045 gene encoding mucin-2-like — MQFVGEELRRHWRAGASESCQAGAVQTTGVEEASHADSARLGLAPPDLVPPFSAPPPLPRTGSRVRPVERVLTSATYSPPPLPRSGSRVRPVERVLTSATYSPPPLPRTGSRVRPVERVLTSATYSPPPLPRSGSRVRPVERVLTSATYSPPPLPRTGSRVRPVERVLTSATYSPPPLPRSGSRVRPVKRVLTSATYSPPPLPRTGSRVRPVERALTSATYSPPPLPRSGSRVRPVERVLTSATYSPPPLPRTGSRVRPVERVLTSATYSPPPLPRSGSRVRPVERVLTSATYSPPPLPRTGSRVRPVERVLTSATYSPPPLPRSGSRVRPVERVLTSATYSPPPLPRTGSRVRPVERVLTSATYSPPPLPRSGSRVRPVERVLTSATYSPPPLPRTGSRVRPVERVLTSATYSPPPLPRSGSRVRPVKRVLTSATYSPPPLPRTGSRVRPVERALTSATYSPPPLPRTGSRVRPVERVLTSATYSPPPLPRTGSRVRPVERVLTSATYSPPPLPRSGSRVRPVKRVLTSATYSPPPLPRTGSRVRPVERALTSATYSSPPLPRTGSRVRPVERVLTSATYSPPPLPRTGSRVRPVERVLTSATYSPPPLPCSGSRVRPVERVLTSATYSPPPLPRTGSRVRPVERVLTSATYSPPPLPRSGSRVRPVERVLTSATYSPPPLPRTGSRVRPVERVLTSATYSPPPLPRSGSRVRPVERVLTSATYSPPPLPRTGSRVRPVERVLTSATYSPPPLPRSGSRVRPVKRVLTSATYSPPPLPRTGSRVRPVERALTSATYSPPPLPRTGSRVRPVERALTSATYSPPPLPRTRSRVRPVERVLTSATYSPPPLPRTGSRVRPVERALTSATYSPPPLPRTGSRVRPVERVLTSATYSPPPLPRTGSRVRPVERVLTSATYSRPPLPRTGSRVRPVERVLTSATYSPPPLPRTGSRVRPVERVLTSATYSPPPLPRTGSRVRPVERALTSATYSPPPLPRTGSRVRPVERALTSATYSPPPLPRTGSRVRPVERVLTSATYSPPPLPRTGSRVRPVERVLTSATYSPPPLPRSGSRVRPVERVLTSATYSPPPLPRTGSRVRPVERVLTSATYSPPPLPRTGSRVRPVERVLTSATYSPPPLPRSGSRVRPVERVLTSATYSPPPLPRSGSSVRPVERVLTSATYSPPPLPRSGSRVRPVERALTSATYSPPPLPRTGSRVRPVERVLTSATYSPPPLPRSGSRVRPVERVLTSATYSPPPLPRTGSRVRPVERVLTSATYSPPPLPRSGSGVRPAERTHDRATLPAGRLSGRLPREATDD, encoded by the exons ATGCAGTTTGTGGGCGAGGAGCTCAG ACGCCATTGGCGGGCGGGTGCGTCAGAGAGCTGTCAGGCCGGCGCCGTCCAGACGACGGGGGTTGAAGAGGCGTCCCACGCTGACTCGGCGCGGCTGGGGTTGGCACCCCCGGATTTAGTGCCGCCCTTCTCCGC CCCACCTCCCCTGCCGCGCACCGGGTCCCGTGTCCGGCCGGTGGAGAGAGTGCTCACCTCGGCCACCTATAGCCCACCTCCCCTGCCGCGCTCCGGGTCCCGTGTCCGGCCGGTGGAGAGAGTGCTCACCTCGGCCACCTATAGCCCACCTCCCCTGCCGCGCACCGGGTCCCGTGTCCGGCCGGTGGAGAGAGTGCTCACCTCGGCCACCTATAGCCCACCTCCCCTGCCGCGCTCCGGGTCCCGTGTCCGGCCGGTGGAGAGAGTGCTCACCTCGGCCACCTATAGCCCACCTCCCCTGCCGCGCACCGGGTCCCGTGTCCGGCCGGTGGAGAGAGTGCTCACCTCGGCCACCTATAGCCCACCTCCCCTGCCGCGCTCCGGGTCCCGTGTCCGGCCGGTAAAGAGAGTGCTCACCTCGGCCACCTATAGCCCACCTCCCCTGCCGCGCACCGGGTCCCGTGTCCGGCCGGTGGAGAGAGCGCTCACCTCGGCCACCTATAGCCCACCTCCCCTGCCGCGCTCCGGGTCCCGTGTCCGGCCGGTGGAGAGAGTGCTCACCTCGGCCACCTATAGCCCACCTCCCCTGCCGCGCACCGGGTCCCGTGTCCGGCCGGTGGAGAGAGTGCTCACCTCGGCCACCTATAGCCCACCTCCCCTGCCGCGCTCCGGGTCCCGTGTCCGGCCGGTGGAGAGAGTGCTCACCTCGGCCACCTATAGCCCACCTCCCCTGCCGCGCACCGGGTCCCGTGTCCGGCCGGTGGAGAGAGTGCTCACCTCGGCCACCTATAGCCCACCTCCCCTGCCGCGCTCCGGGTCCCGTGTCCGGCCGGTGGAGAGAGTGCTCACCTCGGCCACCTATAGCCCACCTCCCCTGCCGCGCACCGGGTCCCGTGTCCGGCCGGTGGAGAGAGTGCTCACCTCGGCCACCTATAGCCCACCTCCCCTGCCGCGCTCCGGGTCCCGTGTCCGGCCGGTGGAGAGAGTGCTCACCTCGGCCACCTATAGCCCACCTCCCCTGCCGCGCACCGGGTCCCGTGTCCGGCCGGTGGAGAGAGTGCTCACCTCGGCCACCTATAGCCCACCTCCCCTGCCGCGCTCCGGGTCCCGTGTCCGGCCGGTAAAGAGAGTGCTCACCTCGGCCACCTATAGCCCACCTCCCCTGCCGCGCACCGGGTCCCGTGTCCGGCCGGTGGAGAGAGCGCTCACCTCGGCCACCTATAGCCCACCTCCCCTGCCGCGCACCGGGTCCCGTGTCCGGCCGGTGGAGAGAGTGCTCACCTCGGCCACCTATAGCCCACCTCCCCTGCCGCGCACCGGGTCCCGTGTCCGGCCGGTGGAGAGAGTGCTCACCTCGGCCACCTATAGCCCACCTCCCCTGCCGCGCTCCGGGTCCCGTGTCCGGCCGGTAAAGAGAGTGCTCACCTCGGCCACCTATAGCCCACCTCCCCTGCCGCGCACCGGGTCCCGTGTCCGGCCGGTGGAGAGAGCGCTCACCTCGGCCACCTATAGCTCACCTCCCCTGCCGCGCACCGGGTCCCGTGTCCGGCCGGTGGAGAGAGTGCTCACCTCGGCCACCTATAGCCCACCTCCCCTGCCGCGCACCGGGTCCCGTGTCCGGCCGGTGGAGAGAGTGCTCACCTCGGCCACCTATAGCCCACCTCCCCTGCCGTGCTCCGGGTCCCGTGTCCGGCCGGTGGAGAGAGTGCTCACCTCGGCCACCTATAGCCCACCTCCCCTGCCGCGCACCGGGTCCCGTGTCCGGCCGGTGGAGAGAGTGCTCACCTCGGCCACCTATAGCCCACCTCCCCTGCCGCGCTCCGGGTCCCGTGTCCGGCCGGTGGAGAGAGTGCTCACCTCGGCCACCTATAGCCCACCTCCCCTGCCGCGCACCGGGTCCCGTGTCCGGCCGGTGGAGAGAGTGCTCACCTCGGCCACCTATAGCCCACCTCCCCTGCCGCGCTCCGGGTCCCGTGTCCGGCCGGTGGAGAGAGTGCTCACCTCGGCCACCTATAGCCCACCTCCCCTGCCGCGCACCGGGTCCCGTGTCCGGCCGGTGGAGAGAGTGCTCACCTCGGCCACCTATAGCCCACCTCCCCTGCCGCGCTCCGGGTCCCGTGTCCGGCCGGTAAAGAGAGTGCTCACCTCGGCCACCTATAGCCCACCTCCCCTGCCGCGCACCGGGTCCCGTGTCCGGCCGGTGGAGAGAGCGCTCACCTCGGCCACCTATAGCCCACCTCCCCTGCCGCGCACCGGGTCCCGTGTCCGGCCGGTGGAGAGAGCGCTCACCTCGGCCACCTATAGCCCACCTCCCCTGCCGCGCACCAGGTCCCGTGTCCGGCCGGTGGAGAGAGTGCTCACCTCGGCCACCTATAGCCCACCTCCCCTGCCGCGCACCGGGTCCCGTGTCCGGCCGGTGGAGAGAGCGCTCACCTCGGCCACCTATAGCCCACCTCCCCTGCCGCGTACCGGGTCCCGTGTCCGGCCGGTGGAGAGAGTGCTCACCTCGGCCACCTATAGCCCACCTCCCCTGCCGCGCACCGGGTCCCGTGTCCGGCCGGTGGAGAGAGTGCTCACCTCGGCCACCTATAGCCGACCTCCCCTGCCGCGCACCGGGTCCCGTGTCCGGCCGGTGGAGAGAGTGCTCACCTCGGCCACCTATAGCCCACCTCCCCTGCCGCGCACCGGGTCCCGTGTCCGGCCGGTGGAGAGAGTGCTCACCTCGGCCACCTATAGCCCACCTCCCCTGCCGCGCACCGGGTCCCGTGTCCGGCCGGTGGAGAGAGCGCTCACCTCGGCCACCTATAGCCCACCTCCCCTGCCGCGCACCGGGTCCCGTGTCCGGCCGGTGGAGAGAGCGCTCACCTCGGCCACCTATAGCCCACCTCCCCTGCCGCGCACCGGGTCCCGTGTCCGGCCGGTGGAGAGAGTGCTCACCTCGGCCACCTATAGCCCACCTCCCCTGCCGCGCACCGGGTCCCGTGTCCGGCCGGTGGAGAGAGTGCTCACCTCGGCCACCTATAGCCCACCTCCCCTGCCGCGCTCCGGGTCCCGTGTCCGGCCGGTGGAGAGAGTGCTCACCTCGGCCACCTATAGCCCACCTCCCCTGCCGCGCACCGGGTCCCGTGTCCGGCCGGTGGAGAGAGTGCTCACCTCGGCCACCTATAGCCCACCTCCCCTGCCGCGCACCGGGTCCCGTGTCCGGCCGGTGGAGAGAGTGCTCACCTCGGCCACCTATAGCCCACCTCCCCTGCCGCGCTCCGGGTCCCGTGTCCGGCCGGTGGAGAGAGTGCTCACCTCGGCCACCTATAGCCCACCTCCCCTGCCGCGCTCCGGGTCCAGTGTCCGGCCGGTGGAGAGAGTGCTCACCTCGGCCACCTATAGCCCACCTCCCCTGCCGCGCTCCGGGTCCCGTGTCCGGCCGGTGGAGAGAGCGCTCACCTCGGCCACCTATAGCCCACCTCCCCTGCCGCGCACCGGGTCCCGTGTCCGGCCGGTGGAGAGAGTGCTCACCTCGGCCACCTATAGCCCACCTCCCCTGCCGCGCTCCGGGTCCCGTGTCCGGCCGGTGGAGAGAGTGCTCACCTCGGCCACCTATAGCCCACCTCCCCTGCCGCGCACCGGGTCCCGTGTCCGGCCGGTGGAGAGAGTGCTCACCTCGGCCACCTATAGCCCACCTCCCCTGCCGCGCTCCGGGTCCGGTGTCCGGCCGGCGGAGAGA ACGCACGACAGGGCGACGTTGCCGGCTGGGCGGCTGTCGGGCCGGCTACCACGCGAGGCGACAGATGATTaa